In Primulina eburnea isolate SZY01 chromosome 3, ASM2296580v1, whole genome shotgun sequence, one DNA window encodes the following:
- the LOC140828536 gene encoding cytochrome P450 89A2-like translates to METWFFIIVSLCVSALVSSIFKLFKKNLPPGPPILPLVGDLIWLRRPVSELEFILRRLRTRYGPLMMLRIGRRKLVFIASHSLAHRALIQHGGVFSDRPAPLFTSKISNRTLKEISSAAYGPTWRLLRRNLAQEILHPARFKSYSSSRRWVLSMLVNRLLDASKSEISVRVMDHFQYAMFCLLVNMCFGEKLQEKQIKGIESVQRGLLLGFPRFNVLNFWPALGKIIFRKRWKELIQLRKEQENVLLPLIRSRLKRISEHQEDGAAVLAYVDTLVNLILPEENRKLDEPEIMRLCSEFLAAGTDTTSTALQWIMANLVKYPHIQAKLYDEITGVVGSSKSSQLQLIEEQDLQKMLYLKAIVLEGLRRHPPGHFVLPHKVTQDVELDGYMIPCNATVNFMVADLGWDPKVWKDPMEFKPERFLATSSGEAFDITGNREIKMMPFGAGRRICPGLTLALLHLEYFVANLIWIFEWIPEEGDHVDLTEKQEFTTVMKNPLRARISPRIRIH, encoded by the coding sequence ATGGAAACCTGGTTCTTCATTATCGTTTCTCTGTGTGTCTCAGCGCTCGTGAGCTCCATTTTCAAGCTCTTCAAGAAAAATTTGCCGCCGGGACCGCCAATTCTGCCTCTGGTCGGCGATTTGATATGGCTCCGCCGCCCTGTCTCGGAGTTGGAATTCATCCTCCGCCGCCTCAGAACTCGATATGGCCCCCTCATGATGTTAAGGATCGGCCGTCGAAAGCTAGTATTCATCGCCAGTCACTCTTTAGCCCACCGTGCGCTGATTCAGCACGGCGGCGTGTTCTCCGACAGGCCTGCTCCCCTGTTCACAAGCAAGATTTCTAATAGAACCCTGAAAGAGATTAGCTCCGCCGCGTACGGCCCCACGTGGCGCCTCCTCCGCCGTAATCTCGCACAGGAGATCCTCCATCCCGCTCGGTTCAAGTCGTACTCCAGCTCCCGCCGTTGGGTTCTTTCAATGCTGGTCAACCGCCTCCTCGATGCGTCGAAATCGGAAATCTCTGTGAGGGTAATGGATCATTTCCAGTACGCCATGTTCTGCCTGCTCGTGAACATGTGCTTCGGCGAAAAGCTCCAGGAGAAGCAAATCAAGGGAATCGAATCGGTGCAACGTGGGTTGCTTCTGGGATTCCCCCGATTCAACGTGCTCAACTTCTGGCCTGCATTGGGTAAAATCATTTTCCGCAAACGCTGGAAAGAACTCATTCAGTTACGGAAAGAACAGGAAAACGTGTTGCTTCCTCTCATCAGGTCCCGCCTGAAAAGAATCTCCGAACACCAAGAAGACGGCGCAGCAGTATTAGCATATGTAGACACTCTGGTAAACCTGATTCTTCCCGAAGAAAACAGGAAACTAGATGAACCAGAAATTATGCGGCTTTGCAGCGAATTCCTCGCTGCAGGCACGGATACCACATCCACAGCACTGCAATGGATAATGGCTAATCTTGTCAAATACCCCCACATCCAAGCCAAGCTTTACGACGAGATAACCGGAGTCGTGGGATCGTCGAAAAGCAGTCAGCTTCAATTGATTGAGGAACAGGACTTGCAGAAAATGCTATACCTGAAAGCAATAGTATTAGAAGGCTTGCGGCGACACCCACCTGGTCATTTCGTTTTACCCCACAAGGTGACACAGGACGTCGAATTGGACGGTTACATGATCCCCTGTAACGCCACGGTGAATTTTATGGTGGCGGATTTGGGTTGGGACCCCAAGGTGTGGAAGGATCCAATGGAATTCAAGCCGGAGAGATTCTTGGCGACAAGTTCGGGAGAGGCTTTCGATATAACAGGGAACAGAGAGATCAAAATGATGCCATTTGGTGCCGGAAGGAGGATATGTCCGGGCCTTACATTGGCACTCCTGCATTTGGAATATTTTGTAGCCAATTTGATTTGGATTTTCGAGTGGATTCCGGAGGAAGGAGACCATGTAGATCTTACTGAGAAGCAAGAATTCACCACTGTCATGAAGAATCCGCTGCGTGCTCGAATTTCTCCCAGAATCCGAATCCATTGA
- the LOC140827430 gene encoding uncharacterized protein, whose product MAGRPPRQNRNPRYANTNREDRQENEQGNGPPPAVNLSRADLMAIATIVATTLQGLGNQNANQPPPPPPPNGIKFHYESLRKNRCPTFSGAADPEVSQSWLKSVETQHRLLEVPQALKVDVTVPFLEDKAGKWWEAISPAMTAAGPITWQRFQEAFLKQYYQAEVRLQKLSEFENLTQTPDMSVVEYTSQFNALGSYAPAIMADEVLKLHRFKKGLNSRIQSALAVYQPANFSDLMGAAIRAETDIQRREKEFKNKRPMSSQSPLDGQTFKKPNQSGGPSREPSPNSSYQDIKPCPTCHLRHLGECRRNSGVCFGCGKAGHRIAECPTAANQAARPNKGTGRNTGANPNKPKEGKPNARVFAMTQEEADDANEIISGTILIQKVPDYALLDCGATHSLVSKRFAKKLRLKPNH is encoded by the coding sequence ATGGCCGGCAGACCCCCGAGGCAGAACCGCAACCCGCGTTATGCTAATACCAACCGTGAAGACAGACAGGAGAACGAGCAAGGGAATGGACCCCCGCCTGCAGTCAACTTAAGCCGAGCTGATCTTATGGCAATAGCCACTATTGTGGCGACAACACTGCAAGGATTGGGAAACCAGAACGCCAATCAGccgccaccacctccaccacctaATGGAATCAAGTTCCACTATGAATCACTCCGCAAGAACAGATGTCCAACCTTCAGTGGAGCTGCTGACCCTGAAGTGAGCCAGAGCTGGCTAAAAAGTGTAGAGACTCAACATCGCCTATTGGAAGTTCCCCAGGCACTGAAAGTGGATGTGACGGTGCCGTTCCTGGAAGATAAAGCAGGAAAATGGTGGGAAGCAATCTCGCCAGCCATGACAGCTGCAGGACCAATCACTTGGCAGCGATTTCAAGAAGCCTTTCTGAAACAGTATTATCAAGCCGAGGTCAGACTGCAGAAACTGAGTGAGTTTGAAAACCTCACTCAAACTCCGGATATGTCGGTTGTGGAATACACCTCCCAGTTCAATGCCCTTGGATCTTATGCTCCGGCAATCATGGCAGACGAAGTTTTGAAATTGCACCGCTTCAAGAAGGGGTTGAACAGCAGGATCCAATCAGCTCTAGCAGTCTACCAGCCTGCGAATTTTTCAGACCTGATGGGCGCAGCGATCCGAGCTGAAACGGACATCCAGCGCAGGGAGAAGGAATTTAAAAACAAAAGGCCTATGAGTAGTCAATCTCCGCTCGACGGTCAGACTTTCAAGAAGCCTAACCAGTCCGGTGGACCGTCTAGAGAGCCTTCGCCTAACTCAAGTTACCAAGATATTAAGCCTTGCCCAACCTGTCACTTACGACACCTGGGAGAATGCCGAAGAAATAGTGGAGTATGCTTCGGATGTGGGAAAGCGGGACACCGAATTGCCGAATGTCCTACTGCCGCCAACCAGGCAGCCAGGCCCAACAAGGGAACTGGACGAAATACAGGAGCTAACCCCAACAAACCAAAGGAAGGCAAGCCTAACGCTAGGGTCTTCGCTATGACTCAAGAAGAGGCTGACGACGCCAATGAAATCATTTCAGGTACCATCCTAATTCAAAAAGTGCCTGATTATGCGTTActtgattgtggtgctacgcattcCTTAGTATCTAAGAGATTTGCTAAGAAACTAAGACTTAAGCCGAATCACTAG
- the LOC140827802 gene encoding cellulose synthase-like protein D1 gives MATSSGPRRQSSSVGGSAERPPVKFARRTSSGRVVSLSRDDELDVPGDYATQNDYINYTVMMPPTPDNQPAASSSANAFGDKPDGPTSFNAPSSRFRTDSQHVRTGSQGGNEDGGGNMSGKLDRRMSIMKNNNKSMLLRSQTQDFDHNRWLFETKGKYGIGNAFWQQDEDAFDHDTGMSMQDFMDKPWKPLTRKVKVPAGVLSPYRLLIVFRMIALALFLSWRVRNPNEDAMWLWGMSIVCEIWFAFSWLLDILPKFNPINRAADLAALKDKFESPSPANPNGRSDLPGVDVFISTADPEKEPPLVTANTILSILAVEYPVEKICIYLSDDGGAILTFEAMAEAVKFAEVWVPFCRKHNIEPRNPDSYFNQKTDPTKNKKRPDFVKDRRWIKREYDEFKVRINGLPEVIRKRCETYNKNEETREKKLIRDKNNGVLPPDEKIEVTKATWMADGTHWPGTWHKPVIDHSKGDHAGILQVMSKVPENDPVIGGPDEGKLDFTGIDIRLPMFAYVSREKRQCYDHNKKAGAMNALVRASAILSNGPFILNLDCDHYIYNSMAIREGMCYMMDRGGDRICYIQFPQRFEGIDPSDRYANHNTVFFDGNMRALDGLQGPVYVGTGCMFRRYALYGFHPPRANDYTGIIGQNKAPAKKIQPQSEEEEPLNEHPDLNLPKKFGNSSIFTDSIPVAEFQGRPLADHISVKNGRPPGALLVPRPPLDAPTVAEAIAVISCWYEDKTEWGDRIGWIYGSVTEDVVTGYRMHNRGWRSVYCITKRDAFRGTAPINLTDRLHQVLRWATGSVEIFFSRNNALLATTRLKFLQRIAYLNVGIYPFTSLFLVVYCFLPALSLFSGQFIVQSLDISFLVYLLIITLALMFISLLEVKWSGIGLEEWWRNEQFWVIGGTSAHLVAVLQGLLKVIAGIEISFTLTSKSTGEDEDDIYADLYIVKWTGLFIMPLAIIIVNIVALVIGAARTIYSVIPQWSKLFGGAFFSFWVLAHMYPFAKGLMGRKGRLPTIIYVWAGLISITVSLLWIIISPPQGNNDAAAHGELTF, from the exons ATGGCAACATCATCAGGTCCAAGGAGGCAATCATCCTCGGTCGGCGGCTCTGCGGAACGACCGCCTGTAAAATTCGCACGTCGGACGTCAAGCGGACGTGTCGTGAGCCTTTCTCGAGACGATGAACTAGATGTCCCGGGAGACTACGCCACCCAAAATGACTACATAAACTACACGGTTATGATGCCTCCTACACCAGATAACCAACCAGCAGCCTCGTCCAGCGCCAATGCATTTGGAGACAAGCCCGATGGTCCAACATCTTTCAATGCACCGTCATCGAGATTCCGTACGGATTCCCAACATGTTAGAACGGGCAGCCAGGGGGGAAACGAGGATGGTGGGGGTAATATGTCCGGAAAGCTAGATCGTAGGATGTCGATTATGAAGAACAATAATAAGTCGATGTTGTTAAGGAGCCAAACGCAGGATTTCGACCATAATCGTTGGCTTTTCGAGACGAAAGGGAAGTATGGGATTGGGAATGCATTTTGGCAACAGGATGAGGATGCATTTGACCATGATACTGGGATGAGCATGCAAGATTTCATGGACAAGCCATGGAAACCACTGACCAGAAAAGTTAAGGTTCCTGCAGGGGTACTCAGCCCATATAG ATTACTTATTGTGTTCCGAATGATCGCACTGGCTCTCTTCCTTTCATGGAGAGTACGAAATCCAAATGAGGATGCAATGTGGTTGTGGGGAATGTCTATTGTATGTGAGATATGGTTTGCATTTTCTTGGCTTCTCGATATACTTCCGAAGTTCAATCCAATAAACCGAGCAGCGGACTTGGCTGCTCTTAAAGACAAGTTTGAATCGCCTTCTCCCGCAAATCCAAATGGACGATCAGATCTTCCTGGGGTCGATGTTTTTATATCTACGGCTGATCCAGAAAAAGAGCCTCCTTTAGTCACTGCTAACACCATTTTATCCATTCTTGCTGTCGAGTATCCTGTTGAGAAAATATGTATTTACTTATCAGATGATGGTGGGGCGATTCTCACGTTTGAGGCCATGGCCGAGGCTGTCAAATTTGCAGAG GTGTGGGTGCCATTTTGTCGGAAACACAATATAGAGCCAAGGAATCCAGATAGTTACTTCAACCAGAAAACGGACCCGACGAAAAATAAGAAACGTCCTGATTTTGTAAAGGATCGGCGTTGGATCAAGAGGGAGTACGATGAGTTTAAGGTCAGGATTAATGGTTTGCCTGAAGTTATACGGAAAAGGTGTGAAACGTATAACAAAAACGAGGAAACAAGGGAAAAGAAACTCATCAGAGACAAGAACAATGGTGTTTTGCCCCCTGACGAGAAAATCGAGGTCACCAAGGCTACATGGATGGCAGATGGAACACATTGGCCCGGAACCTGGCACAAGCCCGTGATTGATCACTCAAAGGGAGACCATGCTGGTATTTTGCAG GTTATGAGCAAAGTACCCGAAAACGATCCAGTAATAGGAGGTCCCGATGAAGGGAAATTGGACTTTACAGGTATTGACATCCGGCTTCCCATGTTTGCCTATGTTTCGCGCGAAAAACGGCAGTGTTACGATCATAACAAGAAAGCTGGAGCCATGAATGCACTGGTGAGAGCATCAGCAATATTATCCAATGGACCGTTCATTTTAAACTTGGATTGTGATCACTATATCTATAACTCCATGGCTATCCGGGAAGGCATGTGTTATATGATGGATCGTGGGGGTGACCGTATTTGCTACATCCAGTTCCCACAAAGATTCGAGGGAATAGATCCCTCAGACAGATATGCTAATCATAACACAGTCTTTTTCGACG GAAATATGAGAGCCTTGGATGGACTCCAAGGTCCGGTGTATGTGGGAACAGGATGCATGTTTAGGCGGTATGCGCTGTACGGTTTTCATCCACCGAGGGCAAATGATTATACAGGCATTATTGGACAAAACAAGGCCCCCGCCAAGAAAATCCAGCCTCAATCAGAAGAAGAGGAGCCGCTAAATGAGCATCCTGACCTGAACTTACCGAAAAAGTTCGGGAACTCCAGCATTTTCACTGATTCTATACCTGTTGCTGAGTTTCAAGGACGACCACTCGCTGATCATATTTCCGTCAAGAACGGTAGGCCTCCCGGTGCACTACTTGTTCCACGTCCCCCTCTCGATGCCCCTACCGTCGCTGAAGCAATCGCTGTCATTTCTTGCTG GTATGAAGACAAGACGGAGTGGGGAGACAGAATAGGTTGGATATATGGATCAGTGACAGAAGATGTAGTTACAGGCTACCGAATGCACAACCGTGGGTGGCGTTCAGTTTACTGCATAACGAAACGAGACGCCTTTCGAGGGACGGCGCCCATCAATCTCACTGATCGTCTCCACCAAGTGCTTAGATGGGCAACGGGATCAGTCGAGATCTTCTTTTCACGAAACAACGCCCTCTTAGCAACCACGCGCCTCAAGTTTTTACAACGTATTGCATACCTAAATGTTGGTATCTACCCATTCACGTCCCTTTTCCTAGTCGTCTATTGCTTCCTCCCTGCCCTTTCCCTCTTCTCCGGACAGTTCATTGTCCAATCACTCGACATCTCGTTCCTCGTCTACCTCCTGATCATAACCTTGGCACTAATGTTCATTTCCCTCCTCGAAGTAAAATGGTCCGGCATTGGCCTTGAGGAATGGTGGCGGAACGAGCAATTTTGGGTCATAGGTGGCACGAGTGCACATCTAGTGGCTGTGTTACAAGGGCTCCTAAAAGTCATAGCCGGGATCGAAATCTCATTCACTTTGACCTCAAAATCCACAGGCGAAGACGAAGACGACATTTACGCAGATCTTTATATTGTGAAATGGACCGGACTCTTCATAATGCCACTAGCTATCATCATTGTCAATATAGTCGCCCTCGTTATCGGCGCTGCACGAACTATATACAGCGTGATCCCGCAATGGAGCAAGCTCTTCGGAGGTGCATTCTTTAGCTTCTGGGTTCTGGCTCATATGTATCCATTTGCAAAGGGACTAA